One stretch of Zingiber officinale cultivar Zhangliang chromosome 6B, Zo_v1.1, whole genome shotgun sequence DNA includes these proteins:
- the LOC121988854 gene encoding uncharacterized protein LOC121988854: MKEQLELSIHRREELENEITIIGDKIEAKKLLISDLQKKSQELEDSLANAKKVTSQQQSMLMKLHSCYLQSQDLADRLKSSEQELQSLVDAATSEVDVGKDANARDGSVYAIEKV; this comes from the exons ATGAAAGAACAGTTGGAGCTTTCAATTCATAGGCGAGAGGAGCTTGAAAATGAG ATTACGATCATTGGAGACAAAATTGAAGCTAAAAAGCTTCTTATTTCAGATCTACAAAAGAAATCTCAG GAACTAGAGGATTCTTTGGCAAATGCTAAGAAGGTCACTTCTCAGCAGCAGTCAATGCTAATGAAG CTGCATAGTTGTTATCTTCAATCTCAAGACTTAGCTGACAGACTCAAGAGCTCTGAGCAAGAACTGCAG TCACTTGTTGATGCTGCAACCTCTGAAGTCGATGTGGGTAAGGATGCCAATGCAAGAGATGGATCAGTTTATGCTATTGAGAAGGTATGA
- the LOC121988852 gene encoding leucine-rich repeat extensin-like protein 3, whose protein sequence is MKKRSTRSSEKCCFVFLLLIYSAAAAEAEIGGHGLKDAEVGLIRRRQLLYYLDQYGDRGESVSVDPSFHFDNPRLRDAYVALQAWKQAILSDPHNFTGNWVGPEVCTYTGVFCAPLPCNTSLNVVAGIDLNHADIAGYLPEELGLLTDLALFHINSNRFCGTVPHRFRQLTRLFEIDLSNNRFAGKFPRVLLDLPALKFLDIRFNEFEGGVPRELFDKPLDAIFINHNRFVFDIPDNIGNSPVSVIVLAGNRFGGCLPASLGNMSNTLNEIILMDNGLRSCLPPEIGLLRKLTVFDISFNQLLGPLPQQISGMNSLEQLDVAHNLLSGSIPKSICELPHLQNFTYSYNFFTGEPPSCLKVQSFDDRRNCLPARPWQRSEKQCRSFLSHPVDCSTFRCKPFVPELPPPPPPSPPPPSPPPPSPPPPSPPPPSPPPPSPPPPSPPPPSPPPPSPPPPSPPPPSPPPPSPPPPSPPPPSPPPPAPVYCPPPPPPNSPPPPPLHYYSPPPPYLSPPLLPPNSPPPSPELPPLPVYHYGSPPPPPTPHYETPLPPVVGVNYASPPPPPLY, encoded by the coding sequence atgaagaagagaagcacaagaTCGTCGGAGAAGTGTTGCTTCGTCTTCCTGCTCTTGATCTATtctgcggcggcggcggaggctgAGATTGGTGGGCATGGCCTCAAGGACGCTGAGGTCGGACTCATACGTCGGCGGCAGCTTCTGTACTACCTCGACCAGTACGGCGACCGCGGCGAGAGCGTGAGCGTCGACCCCTCCTTCCACTTCGACAACCCCCGCCTCCGCGACGCCTATGTGGCGCTTCAGGCGTGGAAGCAGGCCATCCTCTCCGATCCCCATAACTTCACCGGCAACTGGGTCGGGCCAGAGGTCTGCACCTACACCGGCGTTTTCTGCGCGCCGCTTCCCTGCAACACTTCACTCAATGTCGTCGCCGGCATCGATCTAAACCATGCCGATATTGCCGGGTATCTTCCCGAGGAGCTCGGCCTTCTTACGGATCTCGCCCTGTTCCACATCAACTCCAACCGCTTCTGCGGCACCGTCCCGCACAGGTTCCGCCAGCTGACTCGCCTCTTTGAAATCGATCTGAGCAACAACCGCTTCGCCGGTAAGTTCCCCAGGGTGCTCCTCGACCTCCCCGCGCTTAAGTTTCTCGACATCAGATTCAACGAGTTCGAGGGCGGCGTGCCCCGCGAGCTCTTCGACAAACCGCTCGATGCCATCTTCATCAACCACAACAGGTTTGTGTTCGACATTCCGGACAATATCGGCAATTCGCCGGTGTCCGTCATCGTTCTGGCGGGCAACAGGTTCGGAGGATGTCTCCCAGCTAGCCTTGGCAATATGTCAAACACCTTGAACGAGATTATCCTGATGGACAATGGGCTCCGGTCCTGCCTTCCGCCCGAGATTGGCCTGCTCAGGAAGCTGACGGTGTTCGACATCAGCTTCaaccagctgttgggacctctgCCGCAGCAGATCAGCGGAATGAATAGCCTCGAGCAGCTCGACGTCGCGCACAATCTGCTGTCTGGAAGCATCCCGAAGTCCATCTGCGAGCTTCCGCACCTGCAAAATttcacttactcgtacaatttcTTCACCGGTGAGCCACCATCGTGCTTGAAGGTGCAGTCGTTCGATGATAGGAGGAATTGTCTGCCGGCGAGGCCGTGGCAGCGGTCGGAGAAGCAGTGCAGATCGTTCTTGTCGCACCCTGTGGATTGTAGTACGTTCCGTTGTAAGCCATTCGTGCCGGAGCTTCCTCCACCACCTCCTCCATCCCCGCCTCCGCCATCCCCGCCTCCGCCATCTCCGCCGCCACCGTCTCCACCTCCACCGTCTCCAccgcctccttctcctcctccgccgTCTCCAccgcctccttctcctcctccgccgTCTCCACCACCTCCTTCCCCTCCGCCTCCATCTCCACCTCCTCCGTCACCCCCGCCCCCGTCCCCACCTCCTCCGTCGCCCCCACCGCCAGCGCCTGTCTATTGCCCCCCTCCTCCACCTCCCAACTCTCCGCCTCCACCTCCCCTGCATTACTACTCTCCTCCTCCCCCTTATTTATCTCCGCCGCTACTTCCACCTAACTCTCCTCCTCCGTCACCCGAGTTACCTCCACTGCCGGTTTACCACTACGGATCGCCGCCGCCTCCTCCAACACCTCATTACGAAACCCCACTGCCACCAGTTGTTGGAGTCAACTACgcttcaccccctccccctcccctCTATTAA
- the LOC121988853 gene encoding syntaxin-32-like: MSTRAGQASYRDRTQEFLKVVENCKKSSSTLDGPSSSTAPYLEGPKSAASIQSEFSRRASQIGLGIHQTSQKLSKLAKLAKRTSVFDDPTIEIQELTSVIKKDITALNSAVVDLQLLCSLQNESGNLSRDTTNHSTTVVDNLKNRLMSTTKEFKEVLTMRTENLKVHESRRQLFSSSASKEAANPFLRQRPLVSKGSNESSAPPAPWENGSTSSSPLFPRRKSNGDPSSTQPLIPQQQQQQQEMVPLQDSYMQSRAEALQSVESTIHELSNIFTQLATMVSQQGELAIRIDENMDDTLANVEGAQGQLLKYLNSISSNRWLMIKIFFVLMFFLMIFLFFVA, encoded by the exons ATGAGTACTAGGGCGGGGCAAGCGTCATACCGTGATCGGACGCAGGAGTTCCTTAAGGTAGTCGAGAATTGCAAGAAGTCCTCGTCGACTCTAGATGGACCGAGCAGCAGCACTGCGCCTTACTTGGAAGGACCTAAATCAGCGGCTTCCATTCAGTCGGAGTTTAGCAGGAGGGCTTCGCAAATTGGACTTGGCATTCATCAGACTTCACAGAAACTCTCTAAGCTTGCAAAAT TGGCAAAAAGGACATCAGTTTTTGATGACCCTACTATAGAGATTCAAGAATTAACGTCAGTTATCAAGAAGGATATTACTGCTTTAAATAGTGCAGTAGTAGACCTGCAACTCCTCTGTAGTTTGCAGAATGAAAGTGGAAATTTGTCTAGGGATACTACCAATCACTCTACTACTGTTGTTGATAACTTGAAGAATCGCTTGATGAGCACTACAAAGGAGTTCAAAGAAGTTTTAACCATGAGAACTGAG AACCTGAAAGTTCATGAGAGTAGAAGgcagttattttcttcatcagcGTCAAAGGAAGCAGCTAATCCTTTCCTTAGACAACGACCACTTGTTTCTAAAGGAAGTAATGAGTCTTCTGCTCCCCCAGCACCATGGGAAAATGGCTCAACATCTTCATCTCCTTTGTTTCCAAG GAGGAAATCAAATGGGGACCCATCGTCTACTCAGCCTTTGATACCGCAgcagcagcaacagcagcaaGAAATGGTTCCATTGCAGGACAGTTACATGCAGAGTAGAGCAGAAGCTCTTCAAAGTGTCGAGTCTACAATTCATGAATTGAGCAATATCTTTACACAACTAGCTACTATGGTTTCACAGCAGGGAGAGCTAGCAATCAG GATTGATGAGAACATGGATGACACATTAGCCAATGTGGAAGGAGCACAAGGTCAACTGCTTAAGTACCTCAACAGCATATCCTCTAATAGGTGGCTGATGATCAAGATATTCTTTGTTCTTATGTTTTTCCTTATGATCTTTCTGTTTTTTGTTGCATAA